The Hymenobacter oligotrophus genome has a window encoding:
- a CDS encoding alpha/beta fold hydrolase has product MKYAYLKSALTSRLFAVILLALFAAQPLVAQRKAAATLANGTPIITTSDGVKLYTHVAGKGLPCVFVHGGPGAGSYGFEALGGRSLESTFQMIYLDQRGSGRSASDPSGNYKLERLVQDLEDLRQQLGLEKWVLMSHSFGGTIATAYASKYPERVQAMVLVNSILNLPATMETTATYGYDLLPEAGRPPLDPAMPLPQRWGMVMGMLGQQKLMGKLMYVTDTAAVRASKVVRSMPLNQDFAAAVYKLPDYVQDFTPASAKLQAPVLVLTGKDDYVTGPEHYKSFKFPQQQVVVLPGKHYPFLENNKEFQAAVMAFARKLPRKA; this is encoded by the coding sequence ATGAAGTATGCTTACCTGAAGTCGGCTCTGACGAGCCGACTATTCGCCGTAATTCTATTGGCGCTATTCGCGGCGCAGCCCTTGGTAGCCCAGCGCAAAGCCGCGGCAACGCTGGCTAACGGCACGCCCATTATCACTACCTCCGATGGCGTAAAGCTTTACACCCACGTGGCCGGCAAGGGCTTGCCGTGCGTGTTTGTGCACGGCGGGCCGGGTGCCGGCAGCTACGGCTTCGAGGCCCTAGGTGGCCGCTCGCTCGAGAGCACCTTCCAGATGATTTACCTCGACCAGCGGGGCAGCGGCCGCTCGGCCAGCGACCCAAGCGGCAATTACAAGCTGGAGCGCCTGGTGCAAGACCTCGAAGACCTGCGCCAGCAGCTGGGCCTGGAGAAATGGGTGCTGATGTCGCACTCGTTTGGCGGCACCATTGCCACGGCCTACGCCAGCAAATACCCCGAGCGCGTGCAGGCCATGGTGCTGGTAAACAGCATCCTCAACCTGCCCGCTACCATGGAAACCACCGCCACCTACGGCTACGACCTGCTGCCCGAAGCCGGTCGCCCGCCCCTCGACCCCGCCATGCCGCTGCCGCAGCGCTGGGGTATGGTAATGGGCATGCTGGGCCAGCAAAAGCTCATGGGCAAGCTGATGTACGTAACCGATACGGCCGCCGTACGCGCGAGCAAAGTGGTGCGCAGCATGCCCCTGAACCAGGATTTTGCCGCCGCCGTGTACAAGCTGCCCGATTACGTGCAGGATTTCACGCCCGCCTCGGCCAAGCTGCAGGCGCCCGTGCTGGTGCTCACCGGCAAAGACGACTACGTAACCGGCCCCGAGCACTACAAGTCGTTTAAGTTTCCGCAGCAGCAAGTGGTGGTGCTGCCCGGCAAGCATTATCCCTTCCTCGAAAACAACAAAGAGTTTCAGGCAGCCGTAATGGCCTTCGCGCGCAAGTTGCCGCGCAAAGCCTAA
- a CDS encoding nitroreductase family protein has protein sequence MNLLEALNWRYAAKRMNGQAIEAEKLTTILEATRLSASSMGLQPYTVLVVENPAVRRQIFEQACKQPQIVEGSHVLVFAAWADVTEQQIDEYLRRIQEVRGVSAESLADFRKAMLGGVVAGKSPDERFQWAARQAYIALGTALTAAAVEQVDATPIEGFNPAALDALLNLPAQGLRSVSLLALGYRDAANDYLASAQKVRRTKEKFFVEI, from the coding sequence ATGAACCTGCTAGAAGCACTGAACTGGCGCTACGCCGCCAAACGCATGAACGGCCAAGCCATTGAGGCCGAGAAATTAACCACCATTCTGGAAGCTACCCGCCTGTCGGCTTCGTCGATGGGCCTGCAACCTTACACGGTGCTGGTGGTAGAGAACCCCGCCGTGCGCCGGCAAATTTTTGAGCAAGCCTGCAAGCAGCCCCAAATTGTGGAGGGCTCGCACGTGCTGGTGTTTGCCGCCTGGGCCGATGTAACCGAGCAGCAAATAGACGAGTACCTGCGCCGCATACAGGAGGTGCGGGGCGTGTCGGCTGAGTCGCTGGCCGATTTCCGCAAGGCCATGCTGGGCGGCGTGGTGGCCGGCAAGTCGCCCGACGAGCGTTTTCAGTGGGCGGCCCGCCAGGCCTACATTGCCCTGGGTACCGCCCTCACTGCCGCCGCCGTGGAGCAGGTAGACGCCACGCCCATAGAAGGCTTTAACCCTGCCGCCCTCGACGCGCTGCTGAACCTGCCCGCGCAGGGCCTGCGCAGCGTATCGTTGCTGGCCTTGGGCTACCGCGATGCCGCTAATGACTACCTGGCCAGCGCCCAAAAAGTGCGCCGCACCAAGGAGAAGTTTTTCGTGGAGATATAA
- a CDS encoding pentapeptide repeat-containing protein produces the protein MKARRSAPVLRKPSVFPVENVFERWDAAHLAAYPHELEQCRFVSCDFSGANLNNLLFIDCLFERCNLASASLANTGLQNVAFSECKLSGVQFAVCREMLFGVHFERCQLHYASFAGKRMPRTRFEHCTLHDADFTNTDLTEAVFQECSLAGTVFEHTQLAGADFTTAANFIIDPTLNYLRKARFSTAGLPGLVSQLGIVIED, from the coding sequence GTGAAAGCCCGGCGCTCAGCCCCCGTCCTGCGCAAACCCTCCGTATTTCCGGTCGAAAACGTGTTTGAGCGTTGGGATGCCGCCCACCTCGCCGCTTACCCGCACGAGCTGGAGCAATGCCGCTTTGTGAGCTGCGACTTTTCGGGGGCCAACCTGAACAATTTGCTGTTCATCGATTGCTTGTTTGAGCGCTGCAACCTGGCCTCGGCGAGCCTGGCCAACACGGGGCTACAAAACGTGGCGTTCAGCGAGTGCAAGCTGTCGGGGGTGCAGTTTGCGGTATGCCGCGAAATGCTGTTTGGGGTGCACTTCGAGCGGTGCCAGCTGCACTACGCCTCGTTTGCGGGCAAGCGGATGCCACGCACCCGCTTCGAGCACTGCACCCTGCACGACGCCGATTTCACGAACACCGACCTCACGGAAGCCGTGTTTCAGGAATGCTCGTTGGCCGGTACCGTGTTCGAGCATACGCAGCTGGCCGGCGCCGATTTCACCACGGCCGCCAACTTCATCATCGACCCCACCCTGAACTACCTGCGCAAGGCCCGCTTTAGCACGGCCGGGCTGCCGGGCCTGGTAAGCCAGCTGGGCATCGTGATTGAGGACTAA
- a CDS encoding NUDIX hydrolase gives MIEIKAREPRPCATGYSTVRRPRPVVGAHRSGWRRSRRALGTFAPLPAFACMKIIDKIAWLLLDGQGRVLSTRSRGKDCYYFPGGKREPGETDAQTLLREIKEELTVDLDPDSLQHLGTFTAQAHGHATGIRVQMTCYAARYHGTLQHAAEIEEVVWLRYHDRPRVSPVDQIIMDWLHAQGQLA, from the coding sequence ATGATCGAAATAAAAGCTCGGGAGCCGCGGCCCTGCGCCACTGGCTACTCCACTGTACGCCGGCCGCGCCCGGTGGTTGGGGCCCACCGCAGCGGCTGGCGCCGCAGCCGCCGCGCCCTAGGTACCTTTGCGCCTCTACCCGCTTTTGCCTGCATGAAGATCATCGACAAAATTGCCTGGCTGCTGCTCGATGGCCAGGGGCGCGTGCTGAGCACCCGCAGCCGCGGCAAAGACTGCTACTACTTCCCCGGGGGCAAGCGCGAACCCGGCGAAACCGATGCCCAAACGCTGCTGCGCGAAATAAAGGAGGAGCTGACCGTTGACCTGGACCCCGACAGCCTGCAGCACCTAGGCACTTTTACGGCGCAAGCCCACGGCCACGCCACCGGCATTCGGGTACAGATGACGTGCTACGCCGCCCGCTACCACGGTACCTTGCAGCACGCCGCCGAAATCGAAGAAGTGGTGTGGCTCCGTTACCACGACCGCCCCCGCGTGTCGCCCGTCGACCAGATTATTATGGATTGGCTGCACGCGCAAGGCCAACTCGCCTAG
- a CDS encoding M13 family metallopeptidase, with protein MTHNKYLLLAAGALASFLGGCASSSSTTQTAATAAPTAATATATTTEQPSVPGVGLDVATIDKSVSPCDNFFQYASGTWLKNTPIPAAETSWGSWNTLIDKNQALMRQILEEAAANKGAQKGTNLQKVGDFYASAMDTAAIEAAGLKYLQPELARIGSIKDLKGLQTSLARQQMLQTRSVFGLGVNQDRKNSTQYAVYLSQGGLTLPDRDYYLKDDARSKGIRSAYTTYLVNTFKLLGDNEATAKKNAETVMRLETRLAKASKDRVALRDPYANYNKMTVAEADKQFGNLAIPAVLQQVGLGAAKEVIVGQPDFFKDASAAMKAEPLSDWKTYLRWHLTSSMASALPKAYVDESFRFQQVLTGAKQQQPRWKRMLRSTDASLGEAFGQLYVDRAFTPETKQKALEMVGHIKEAMAEHIQQLEWMSPATKQEAQKKLNSFTVKIGYPDKWKDYSALTISRESYLKNVMAAREWEYKDNVQRYGKPIDRSVWGMTPPTVNAYYNSSLNEIVFPAGIMQPPFFDPKADDAVNYGGMGAVIGHEITHGFDDRGRQSDAEGNLRDWWTKEDAAEFQKRADLVGAQYSAFQPLDSVFVNGKLTMGENLADFGGTALAYSALQKQLKAKYPNGNAPRYDGFTPEQRFFLAWAQVWRTSMRPEALRQQVLTDPHSPAQFRVNGPLMNMPEFFQAFGCKEGDKMVRPQVSRAKVW; from the coding sequence ATGACACACAACAAGTACCTGCTGCTGGCTGCCGGCGCGCTGGCCAGCTTCCTAGGTGGTTGCGCCTCCTCGAGCAGCACCACGCAAACGGCGGCTACCGCTGCCCCCACTGCGGCTACTGCCACCGCTACTACCACCGAGCAGCCCAGCGTACCCGGCGTAGGCCTCGATGTTGCCACCATCGACAAATCAGTATCGCCTTGCGACAACTTCTTCCAGTACGCCTCGGGCACTTGGCTGAAGAACACGCCCATTCCGGCCGCCGAAACCTCGTGGGGCTCCTGGAATACGCTCATCGATAAGAACCAGGCCCTGATGCGGCAGATCTTGGAAGAAGCAGCGGCCAACAAGGGGGCGCAGAAGGGCACGAACCTGCAGAAGGTGGGCGACTTCTACGCCTCGGCCATGGACACCGCGGCCATCGAGGCGGCCGGCCTGAAGTACCTGCAGCCCGAACTCGCCCGCATTGGCAGCATCAAAGACCTGAAGGGCCTGCAAACCTCGTTGGCGCGTCAGCAAATGCTGCAAACGCGCTCGGTATTTGGCCTAGGCGTAAACCAAGACCGCAAGAACAGCACCCAGTACGCGGTGTACCTCTCGCAAGGCGGCCTCACGTTGCCCGACCGCGACTACTACCTCAAAGACGATGCGCGCTCCAAGGGCATTCGCTCGGCGTACACTACCTATTTGGTAAACACCTTTAAGCTGCTCGGCGACAACGAGGCCACGGCCAAGAAGAACGCCGAAACGGTGATGCGCCTTGAGACGCGCCTGGCCAAGGCTTCGAAGGACCGCGTAGCCCTGCGCGACCCGTACGCCAACTACAACAAAATGACGGTGGCCGAAGCCGATAAGCAGTTCGGCAACCTGGCTATTCCGGCGGTGCTGCAGCAAGTGGGCCTAGGTGCGGCTAAGGAAGTAATCGTGGGTCAGCCCGACTTCTTTAAGGACGCCAGCGCCGCCATGAAAGCCGAACCGCTCAGCGACTGGAAAACCTACCTGCGCTGGCACCTCACTTCGAGCATGGCTTCGGCGCTGCCCAAAGCGTATGTGGATGAGTCGTTCCGCTTCCAGCAGGTGCTCACGGGTGCCAAGCAGCAGCAACCCCGCTGGAAGCGCATGCTGCGCTCCACGGATGCTTCGCTGGGCGAGGCGTTCGGCCAGCTGTACGTCGACCGCGCTTTCACGCCCGAAACCAAGCAGAAGGCCTTGGAGATGGTGGGCCACATTAAGGAGGCCATGGCCGAGCACATTCAGCAGCTCGAGTGGATGAGCCCCGCTACCAAGCAGGAAGCCCAAAAGAAGTTGAACTCCTTCACGGTGAAAATCGGCTACCCCGACAAATGGAAGGACTACTCGGCCCTCACGATTTCGCGCGAGTCGTACCTGAAAAACGTAATGGCCGCCCGCGAGTGGGAGTACAAGGATAACGTGCAGCGCTACGGCAAACCCATCGACCGCTCGGTGTGGGGCATGACGCCGCCCACGGTAAACGCCTACTACAACTCCTCGCTCAACGAGATTGTGTTCCCGGCTGGCATTATGCAGCCGCCGTTCTTCGATCCGAAAGCCGACGACGCCGTGAACTACGGCGGCATGGGCGCGGTAATCGGCCACGAAATCACGCACGGCTTCGACGACCGCGGCCGCCAATCGGATGCTGAGGGCAACCTGCGCGACTGGTGGACCAAGGAAGACGCGGCCGAATTTCAGAAGCGCGCCGATTTGGTAGGGGCACAGTACTCGGCTTTCCAGCCGCTCGATTCGGTGTTCGTGAACGGCAAGCTGACGATGGGCGAAAACCTGGCCGACTTCGGCGGCACGGCTCTGGCTTACTCGGCGCTGCAAAAGCAGCTGAAGGCGAAATACCCCAACGGCAACGCGCCCCGCTACGATGGCTTCACGCCGGAGCAGCGCTTCTTCCTGGCGTGGGCGCAGGTGTGGCGCACCAGCATGCGCCCCGAGGCCCTGCGCCAGCAAGTACTCACCGACCCGCACTCGCCGGCCCAGTTCCGCGTGAACGGCCCCCTCATGAACATGCCGGAGTTCTTCCAGGCGTTCGGCTGCAAGGAAGGCGACAAAATGGTGCGCCCGCAAGTAAGCCGCGCTAAGGTGTGGTAA
- a CDS encoding M13 family metallopeptidase, which translates to MKHLPTLTRAAAVASVLALAGCAASNTAGTASASAPAAPNAATASASTEPEIKGRSINPADIDNSVSPCEDFFQYSGGVWLKNNPIPSYASSWGPRNLLQDRNQALMRQILEEAAGNKSAAKGTNLQKVGDFYASAMDTAAIEAAGLKYLQPELARIGSIKDLKGLQSAMARQKMLQVGSYFRAGVEIDDKNSTQYIVGMNQGGLTLPDRDYYLKDDARSKNIREAYRTYLRNMFKLLGDNEATAAQNATAVERIETRLAKASRTRVELRNPEANYNKMTVAAAAKRYPNLDLPRLLSELQLSAAKEVNVGQPAFFDELNATLKAEPLGDQKTYLRWHLVRSVAGALPKAYTDETFRFSQVLGGAKTQTVRWKRMLASTDATLGEAFGELYVAKAFSPQAKAKALEMVNNIKASMADHIRSNTWMSEPTKQEALKKLNALRVKIGYPDVWKDYSALTISRESYLKNVLAAREWEYKDNAQKLGKPIDRNEWGMTPPTVNAYYNPPMNEIVFPAGYLQPPFFDPEADDAVNYGAIGGVIGHEITHGFDDQGRQYDSQGNLRDWWTKEDADEFTKRAAVVGRQYDAFSPLDSVHVNGKLTMGENLADFAGLTVVYGALQKQLQQKYGSNPRPKIDGFTPEQRFFLAWAQLRRTNIRAEALRQQILTDPHSPGQYRTIGPLMNMPQFYEAFGCQEGQKMVRAQADRAKIW; encoded by the coding sequence ATGAAACATTTGCCTACCCTAACGCGCGCCGCGGCCGTTGCCTCGGTGCTGGCTTTGGCGGGCTGCGCCGCCAGCAACACGGCCGGCACCGCCTCGGCTTCGGCCCCGGCCGCTCCCAACGCCGCCACGGCCTCCGCCAGCACCGAGCCCGAAATCAAAGGGCGCAGCATCAACCCCGCCGATATCGACAACTCGGTGTCGCCGTGCGAAGACTTCTTTCAGTACTCGGGCGGCGTGTGGCTGAAGAACAACCCCATCCCGTCGTACGCCTCGAGCTGGGGCCCGCGCAACCTGCTGCAAGACCGCAACCAGGCCCTGATGCGGCAAATTTTGGAGGAAGCAGCGGGCAACAAGAGCGCTGCAAAGGGCACGAACCTGCAGAAGGTGGGCGACTTCTACGCCTCGGCCATGGACACCGCGGCCATCGAAGCGGCCGGCCTGAAGTACCTGCAGCCCGAACTCGCCCGCATTGGCAGCATCAAAGACCTGAAAGGCCTGCAATCGGCCATGGCCCGGCAGAAGATGTTGCAGGTGGGCAGCTACTTCCGCGCCGGCGTCGAAATCGACGACAAGAACTCGACGCAGTACATCGTGGGCATGAACCAGGGCGGCCTCACGCTGCCCGACCGCGACTACTACCTCAAAGACGATGCGCGCTCCAAGAACATCCGGGAGGCGTACCGCACCTACTTGCGCAACATGTTTAAGCTGCTCGGCGACAACGAAGCCACGGCCGCCCAGAACGCCACCGCGGTAGAGCGCATCGAAACGCGCCTGGCCAAAGCCTCGCGTACCCGCGTGGAGCTGCGCAACCCCGAGGCCAATTACAACAAAATGACGGTGGCCGCCGCGGCCAAGCGCTACCCCAACCTCGATTTACCGCGCCTGCTCTCGGAGTTGCAGCTCAGCGCCGCCAAAGAGGTAAACGTAGGCCAGCCGGCTTTCTTCGACGAGCTAAACGCCACGCTCAAGGCCGAGCCCCTAGGTGATCAGAAGACTTACTTGCGCTGGCACCTGGTGCGCTCGGTGGCCGGCGCGCTGCCCAAAGCCTACACCGACGAGACGTTCCGCTTTTCGCAGGTGCTGGGCGGGGCCAAAACCCAAACGGTGCGCTGGAAGCGCATGCTGGCCTCGACGGATGCCACCCTGGGCGAGGCTTTTGGCGAGCTGTACGTAGCCAAGGCTTTCTCGCCGCAGGCCAAAGCCAAAGCGCTGGAGATGGTAAACAACATCAAAGCGTCGATGGCCGACCACATTCGCTCGAACACTTGGATGAGCGAACCAACCAAGCAGGAAGCCCTGAAAAAGCTGAACGCGCTGCGCGTGAAAATTGGCTACCCCGACGTGTGGAAGGACTACTCGGCCCTTACCATCTCGCGCGAGTCGTACCTGAAGAACGTGCTGGCCGCCCGCGAGTGGGAATACAAAGACAATGCACAGAAGCTCGGCAAGCCCATCGACCGCAACGAGTGGGGCATGACGCCGCCCACCGTAAACGCCTACTACAATCCGCCCATGAACGAGATTGTGTTTCCGGCTGGGTACCTGCAACCGCCCTTCTTCGACCCCGAAGCCGATGACGCCGTGAATTACGGCGCCATTGGGGGCGTAATCGGCCACGAAATCACCCACGGCTTCGACGACCAAGGCCGCCAGTACGACTCGCAAGGCAACCTGCGCGACTGGTGGACCAAGGAAGACGCCGACGAGTTTACCAAGCGCGCCGCTGTGGTAGGCCGCCAGTACGACGCCTTCTCGCCGCTCGACTCGGTGCACGTAAACGGCAAGCTGACGATGGGCGAAAACCTCGCCGACTTTGCCGGCCTAACCGTAGTGTACGGGGCCCTGCAGAAGCAATTGCAGCAGAAATACGGCAGCAACCCGCGCCCCAAAATCGACGGCTTTACGCCCGAGCAGCGTTTCTTCCTGGCCTGGGCGCAGCTGCGCCGCACCAACATTCGGGCCGAAGCCCTGCGTCAGCAAATCCTCACCGATCCGCACTCGCCGGGCCAATACCGCACCATCGGGCCGCTGATGAACATGCCGCAGTTCTACGAGGCTTTTGGCTGCCAAGAAGGCCAAAAGATGGTACGCGCCCAAGCCGACCGGGCCAAAATCTGGTAA
- a CDS encoding NADH:flavin oxidoreductase/NADH oxidase, whose protein sequence is MTVALFSPLTLRGLTLKNRIAVSPMCQYSSTNGFSNDWHLVHLGSRAVGGAGLIIIEATAVSPEGRITPDDLGIWHDEHVPGLQRLTAFMEAHGAVPGIQLAHAGRKASHSSPWKGGTVVAESQGGWPAVAPSPVPFGAEEPAPLELDLGGIEKVKADFRAATLRALEAGFRVIELHAAHGYLFHEFLSPLSNQRTDAYGGSFENRIRLLVEVVESTRQLLPADYPLLVRISATDWTEGGWTADDSVALAQVLKTKGVDLVDCSTGGNVPAASIPVGPNYQVPFAERIRREASIATGAVGLITSAADAEQIVATGQADLVLLGRELLRDPYFPLHAAEELGAEVEWPNQYVRAKPRRR, encoded by the coding sequence ATGACGGTAGCCCTGTTTTCGCCGCTTACGTTGCGCGGCCTCACCCTGAAAAACCGCATTGCGGTGTCGCCGATGTGCCAGTACAGCAGCACCAACGGCTTCAGCAACGATTGGCACCTGGTGCACCTGGGCAGCCGGGCGGTGGGCGGCGCCGGCCTCATTATTATAGAAGCGACGGCCGTATCGCCGGAGGGCCGCATCACCCCCGACGACTTGGGCATTTGGCACGACGAGCACGTGCCCGGCTTGCAGCGCCTCACGGCATTCATGGAGGCCCACGGCGCCGTGCCCGGCATTCAGCTGGCCCACGCCGGGCGCAAAGCCAGCCACAGCAGCCCCTGGAAAGGCGGCACGGTGGTGGCCGAAAGCCAGGGCGGCTGGCCTGCGGTAGCGCCCAGCCCGGTGCCCTTTGGCGCCGAAGAGCCTGCGCCCCTCGAACTCGACCTAGGCGGCATCGAGAAAGTGAAAGCCGATTTTCGGGCTGCCACGCTGCGGGCCCTGGAGGCTGGCTTTCGGGTAATTGAGTTGCACGCCGCCCACGGGTACTTGTTCCACGAGTTTTTGTCGCCGCTCAGCAACCAGCGCACCGATGCTTACGGCGGCTCGTTCGAGAACCGGATTCGGCTGCTGGTAGAAGTGGTGGAAAGCACACGCCAGCTGTTGCCCGCCGATTACCCGTTGCTGGTGCGCATTTCTGCTACCGACTGGACCGAGGGCGGCTGGACCGCCGACGACTCGGTGGCCCTGGCTCAGGTGCTCAAAACCAAAGGCGTGGATTTGGTTGACTGCTCCACGGGCGGCAACGTGCCTGCCGCCTCTATTCCGGTGGGCCCCAACTACCAAGTGCCGTTTGCCGAGCGCATTCGGCGCGAGGCCAGCATTGCTACCGGAGCCGTGGGCCTCATTACCTCCGCCGCCGACGCCGAGCAAATTGTAGCCACCGGCCAAGCCGATTTGGTGCTGCTGGGCCGCGAGCTGCTGCGCGACCCGTACTTCCCGCTGCACGCCGCCGAGGAGCTAGGTGCCGAGGTGGAATGGCCCAACCAGTACGTGCGCGCCAAGCCCCGCCGGCGGTAG